The genomic DNA agagtgggagggaaagACTAGAATAAGAAGCCAAAATGCTGTGGGTACCAGGGCAAGTGGGAGATCTGAGGGCTAGCTCCTCCGGGGAATGGGGTGCTCTATCTCTTACCTCAGGGTGTGTGTGGGCacagcagatacaagaagatgccCACTCCATGGTGCTGCTGGCCACAGGTGCACAGCAGCACCTCCCCACGGCAGCACTGATCTGCACTCTGAGGACTTACCGTCTTCCTCCTTCTTGGCTGCCTGCTCCTCCTTGGCCGCCTGCTGCTCCTTGGcctcctgctgctccttggcCTCCTGCTGCAACCTGGCCTGCTGGGTCTTCTTCCATACTTCTGCGATAGCAATGGAGCTGGGGGAGAGGAGGTGCCAGACCAAGGGTGACGTTTcgagtaacaacaaaaataccttTTGTCTTTCaacttaaaaactttttatttcttttctggctGGGTTTGGGATATGAAGTCGTAACCTCAGAGTctgggaggttgaggcaagaggatcacggGATGGCGCGTGCTACCGCTCACCTGTCCAGCAGTGCTCCCAGTTTCTTGGCCACGTAGGCTCGGAACTCAGGAGTGGTCTGAAGTTCGTTGCCATCTTCATCATGCTGGTTCACCTCACgcctacaacacacacaacagacatCACTTCCCGACCACTCAGAAGCTGCCCTCACTAGGAGGGGATGCCTGTCCTGTTCCCTCTGACATCCTGTGGTCTAACCTAGCGTCTGGCATGCACAGGGGGGACCAGTGGTGCTGAATGGCTCAATGAAGCTTCTGTGCAGAGCACACAGTACCTGCGGCTTGGCTGGGGGGCTGGCGCCTGTGTATCTGCAGTACCTGTggagcaatgaaaaaaaaaatggcacttACAGAGTGGACTCAGGGAACCCCAGTTTCTACTTGAGAGGTGACCATTATCCCCATTGTATGAAAGGGGTAAAGTCAAAGATGTGTAAAATAACTTGGCTAGAGTCtaaaagctaattttttttttaaaatgagattttgttacatagtccaggctggccttgagctcatgcAAGACGAGTAGCTGATTTAAGGGGAGCTAGAAGGAGCTGGGAGGTCCTTTGGCTCCAGAGGGCCTGATAATGTGTACCAGGCAAGCCCAGGTATAATTTGACTATGGTTTATGGCGTGACTGCTAGTGCTGCGCTGTGTGCTGTGGGAGGGGCGACCACTGGGGATGCTGGCGGTGGAGTCGGTCCAAGAAAATGCTGTGTGTGGCTGTTACTAAGCAGATGCCCAACCTGAATAACTCAGACAGATGGCGCTGTCCTTGGAGGACTTATGTATGTTCTTGGGTGAACGTGGATGGTAGACGACATTCATACATAATGTGTTAACTGGCTAACAGCAAGCatataaaaaaacagaaaacaaaggaggCAAGGGGTACAGTGTGGGGGAACTGTTCAGATAGATGACAGCTGGGCAGATAGATACTTGAGGCGAAGCTGTGAATCAAGGGGAGACCTGGGAGTGTCCCCAGGCACAGGGAAGCAAGCCTGTGAAGACAGGAAACTGTGGTACTGAAAGCCAGCTGGCTGCTGGTGTGGCGGGGAGAGCAGCGACTTTGTTGGGGCGAGATTACCCAGGCCTCTCAGAGGGGCAATGTGAGGGATCGGAGAAAGAAGGGCTATGGTGGGGTAAAGGCCACCGGTGAGAGAAAACAGTTTAGCTTTACCTCAGATAGAATGAGACCCAAGAGGCCAAGGGCAGACGGGAGGTCTGCATCCATCACCCAGGCCTCTGAGGATGCAACAGGCTAGATGTTGTATGGGAAGAGACACTGAAAAAAGGCTCTGAGGTTCTGATGTGGATTATGGGACAAAGCGGGCTTATGCCAAGGGAACAGAAAGGATAGCTGAGGCGCCCAGCGTGGCAGAGCTTGCATCAACTCCAGGGCCACCGTTGTGCTTATGCCGTTATGcagtcagtgtgtctgtctgatACCCTGTTCTGTCAGCGTGCTCTCAAATGCCCCATGCCGCTGGCTGTGGGTGCATGGGAGATGGATATCTGGTTTCTGAAAGTCACGAGGAGTAGCTCCTGTTAtgattacagagcaatggtgatgttctccctccccacaccccctccccctcaaaTAAAGACAGTGTCAAACTCCACACCCAGGGTGAGACATTTAACTCCACAAAGCTTGTGTTGTTTACATCTGTAAAGTGAGTCGATTACCCTCCATTGAAGGCAAGGTAGCTCTccaggcacttgccaccaagcctaacaaCTTCAGTTTGATTCCCCAGACCCACAAGGCAGTCGAGAGGACTGACTTCTGAGCTCCACCTGTGTCCCATGACACCTGTGTGCAtccgcacagacacacagcataaaatgtaataaaaaaaatttaaagatcacTTTTAAAACCAGGCTTGGCATTTTAAAACCAGGCTTGGcaccacatgcctttaatcctagtactcagaagggagaggcaggcggatctctctctctctctctctctctctctctctctctctctctctctctctctcttttcttttctttttttaggagctggggaccaaacccagggtcttgtgcttgctaggcaagcactctaccactgagctaaatccccaacccccagtaggCGGATCTcttatgagtttaaggccagtctggtttacatagtgagttccagaacagtcaaagGTAcacggagagaccctgtctccaaaaacaacaacaaacaccacTATAAGTTATATACTTTGTTTTTTACATCGGGCCCCTTCCTAGACTTGAAAATACGTATTGTTGTGTGCCTAAGTCATAGGACACCTTTTGGGAgtcaatcctttccttcccctatgggtactgggaatccgGTGCAGTTTGCGGGTTTGTGTAGCATTTGCTGAGCTAACTCACTGGTCTGGAGATGGGATTAGACATCACCAGAGCTTTAAAGTAGAGGAGAGCATAAATTATTTTTCCCCACAGCTATTGTGAATAAAATACTTGGATGTTATCTGTAAACAGCTGCAACGTGATATAACAATATGGTGATGTCTGCTGGGACAAACCAACAGGGATCATCATGTGACTGTGGCTCGTTGCTCTCATGCGTGAGAGAAAAAGATGTTAAATTTCAACGAGGAGCTAATGAAAGTACAAGATGCAGCATTGGGTTCTCTAACCATGATTAAGAACCCTTATACTGGCAGATTTCGGATTCATCCCCAGTTTGCTAGAGAATCTCTCCGTTAGGTATACTCACTGGTGACCTCAGCCTCAGTGTGACAGCATATGAGGGCCTGGAAAAAGGGGATTCTGAGAATACAGGAAGGAGGTGCATCTTAGTCATCCTAGACAGGTGATGGGTTACTTTCCCAGGGGGAGGACATGAGACGCATGTCAGAAGGCATTTAGGTGCCTCTGTGGCCTCCACGGGAATAAAGGCATCAGAAGAAAGCTCCTTCAAAACGTCAGGACGCCGTGGTCCGCACCCCACCACGCATCCGTTTCAGCCCCGGCCCTCGGACAGCCCCCCTACCGGCTGCGGGTCTCTCCGCTTCCCGCGGGCGCTGCTCCAGCCCCCAGGCGGGCGTTGCCGCCTCGCGGCACCGCGCCAACTCCTCGGCATCGCTGCTGTCACTGCTGCTGCTCTCCGAGTCGCTCATGGCACCGCTGGGTGCTACCATCTTGGTAGCCGCAAAGGGTTGTGGGGAAAGCGGCCCGTCTTTCGTCTTTGATTTGACCTTCCCTCCCACATGACCCACGTCTCAGAGCATTGTGGGGATTGTAGTTCCCAGGCCACCATTGACGAACGATTCAGCAAGATGAGCTCCCGAAGGGTTCACGAGACCACCACCTTcaatcttttttcctttccttttcttttctttttctcctttcctctcctctcgttctctcccccatcccctcctctctccctttctttctttcttttttttaaagatttatttatttattctatataagtacactgtagctgtcttcagacataccagaaggggggcatcagatctcattaccgatggttgtgagccactatgtggttgctgggatttgaactcaaggcctctggaagagcagtcagtgctcttaaccgctgagccatctctcccagccctctttttttttttttttttaagaatttattttatgtatatgagtatgctattgttgtcttcggacacaccagaagagggtgccaggtcccattacagatggttgtgagccaccctgtggttgctgggaattgagctcaggacctctggaagaacagttcagtgctcttaaccgctgagccatctctccagccccgagaactttttttttttaatgcagaattTGGTTTCTAAACTCCTCCAGTGACTTGTACATAAAGGGAGTCTCAAGGCAGGTCAGATGAACAGTTTAGTCTGGAAAATACTGCAATTTTGTGCCCCCCGCCCCAGCATCTTAAACTGTGGGGAACTGAATGGGGAGGATCACAAAATATATGACATTAGTAAAGGCTTCTGAATGTGCAAAGAGCAAAAAGTTATTTCAAAACCCAAGCTGGTGGCGAAGCTGTGATGTTTCTGGCGCTTGCATAGTTTTTCTGTAGCATCAAGCACACGGTGGTCATGCTCTGCAGTGAATGGGTTTTCACACCACACATTACCAATGAATACGGAAACTAGGCAGGGCAGTGTTCCTACCCTGTACACACAGTTTTCTGCCCTTAGGAAACACAACCGTTCAATTGCAGAAAACAGGAAATTTTTTTTATGCCACTCATAGCAGATTAATAAATcttttgactgttttttttttttttttctggagctggggaccgaacctaggcaagtgctctaccattaagctaaatccccaaccccttttgacTGTTTTCTATTAGAACATTTGCCTGTAAAAGTTGCCGTTTGAGTTGTTCGTGTTCCATTACAGAAAATAGTTGACCTTTGGCCTGGGTTTAAGACAGCATTTCCAACAACGTCTGAAGTGGCCCCACCCATGTGTCTGCTGTTTGGTACAATATTGGTGAGGAGAAGCTCTGTCGGCATTGCTGATTATAGGATCAAAATATTGCCTCACtctgaaaacactgaagaagTTTCTGCGTCCCACGGTATCAAATATTGAGGTAAGATTTAtgcaaaagtaaacaaatatCCTTGTCTCATTAACATGCAAAATTGCTttttgtccttcttttttttttttttttttaaagatttatttatttattatatataagtacactgtagctgtcttcagatacaccagaagagggcatcagatctctttacagatggttgtgagccaccatgtggttgctgggaattgaactcatgacctctggaagagcagtcgggcgctcttaaccgctgagccatctctccagccccactttttgTCCTTCTTTATGTGCTCGTGCAGGCATGTTTAGGTGTACGTAGATGAATGTGCACGTGGGTGAACACGTGTGTGCAGGTCGGAGATCAACTCTTGAGGAACTGTTTAAgctacactggctggccagcagccCTAGGGATTTGCCTGGCTccttccctggtgctgggattacgtGTGAATCACTGGACTTGGCTTTTATTTTGTGGGTTCAGGGAATAGACCTCAGATTCTTGCAGCGACAAACATTTTATTGAAGGATCGATAACCCTTGCCCCCACACTTTTGTttggagaccaggctgacctcaaactcggagatctgcctgcctctgcctcaaaggCAAGAGCTGCACCCCAGG from Rattus norvegicus strain BN/NHsdMcwi chromosome 12, GRCr8, whole genome shotgun sequence includes the following:
- the C12h12orf43 gene encoding protein CUSTOS isoform X1, translated to MVAPSGAMSDSESSSSDSSDAEELARCREAATPAWGLEQRPREAERPAAGTADTQAPAPQPSRRREVNQHDEDGNELQTTPEFRAYVAKKLGALLDSSIAIAEVWKKTQQARLQQEAKEQQEAKEQQAAKEEQAAKKEEDGFRLFFTSVPGGHEKEASPRPCRKRQPPSSSEDSDEELQRCREAAVSASDILQESAIHCPAKVEKEAEKKKLKKKAKKKADADLAAATGLEQNIPSPQEVRLFQLLRLNLTASIFPTCAASDDSCLRE
- the C12h12orf43 gene encoding protein CUSTOS yields the protein MVAPSGAMSDSESSSSDSSDAEELARCREAATPAWGLEQRPREAERPAAGTADTQAPAPQPSRRREVNQHDEDGNELQTTPEFRAYVAKKLGALLDSSIAIAEVWKKTQQARLQQEAKEQQEAKEQQAAKEEQAAKKEEDGFRLFFTSVPGGHEKEASPRPCRKRQPPSSSEDSDEELQRCREAAVSASDILQESAIHCPAKVEKEAEKKKLKKKAKKKADADLAAATGLEQVKEAGSVNGDPVLSGTKKKKKKKAKKAREASLCPPAECAAAEPKN